One Novipirellula caenicola DNA segment encodes these proteins:
- a CDS encoding DUF1080 domain-containing protein encodes MLFLTVLSTLSFGTNAMAEDAAWTSLFDGKTLDGWQKVGKENSVWEVKDGAIQGSGSQSMLVTTTGPYKNFRYRAEVKINDGGNSGMYFRTTEKPGFSDGYEAQIDSTHTDPIRTGSLYGMCHVYKQHVKPDTWFTYEIEVRDDVWRGREMTRIKITVDGNELYEYLDFDKTFKEGHFAFQQHDPGSKVSIRKVEVQPLP; translated from the coding sequence ATGCTTTTCCTGACTGTGCTTTCGACGCTCTCATTCGGCACAAACGCGATGGCCGAAGACGCCGCCTGGACATCTCTGTTTGACGGAAAAACGCTCGACGGATGGCAGAAGGTTGGCAAGGAGAACAGTGTTTGGGAAGTCAAAGACGGCGCCATCCAAGGGTCCGGTTCGCAATCGATGCTGGTCACCACCACTGGCCCTTACAAAAACTTTCGCTACCGCGCCGAAGTCAAAATCAACGATGGCGGAAACTCGGGAATGTATTTCCGCACCACCGAGAAACCAGGATTTTCGGATGGCTACGAAGCTCAAATCGACAGCACTCATACCGACCCGATTCGTACTGGATCACTCTATGGAATGTGCCATGTCTACAAGCAACACGTCAAACCCGACACCTGGTTTACCTACGAAATCGAAGTGCGTGACGACGTATGGCGCGGTCGCGAAATGACGCGGATCAAAATTACGGTCGATGGAAACGAATTGTACGAATACCTCGACTTTGACAAGACGTTCAAAGAAGGTCACTTCGCGTTTCAACAACACGATCCCGGAAGCAAAGTCAGTATCCGTAAGGTCGAAGTGCAACCGTTGCCATAA
- a CDS encoding endonuclease/exonuclease/phosphatase family protein — translation MSTLRSWLLLLLVSLAPFAVADEPVKLRVLSYNIHHGEGIDGQLDLQRIAAVINSVKPDLVALQEVDQNVGRSQSVDQPAELARLTDMNVVFGANIPLQGGHYGNAILSRYPVRAHTNRMLPNLADGEQRGYIEATIQIPGVAEPLLLMATHLDHRRDERERLESADAINASVKKAKQPIALLAGDMNATPDSETMKRLGAMWTSVTDAPIPTIPVTEPKRQIDFILYRPQNRWNVVEVNVLDEAVASDHRAIFAVLQLQPMHTP, via the coding sequence ATGTCGACTCTACGATCTTGGTTGCTTCTGTTGTTGGTTTCGCTCGCACCGTTCGCGGTGGCGGACGAGCCTGTCAAGCTACGGGTCCTCAGCTACAACATTCACCATGGCGAAGGAATCGACGGACAATTGGATTTGCAGCGGATTGCGGCGGTGATTAACTCGGTAAAACCCGACCTGGTTGCGCTGCAAGAAGTCGACCAGAACGTTGGCCGGTCGCAGTCGGTGGACCAGCCTGCCGAGTTGGCTCGACTGACCGACATGAACGTGGTATTTGGAGCCAACATTCCGCTGCAAGGAGGCCATTACGGGAACGCGATATTATCACGTTATCCGGTCCGCGCGCACACCAATCGCATGCTTCCCAATCTTGCCGACGGCGAACAACGCGGCTACATCGAAGCGACGATTCAAATCCCTGGCGTTGCCGAACCGCTGCTGCTGATGGCAACTCATCTGGATCATCGCCGCGATGAACGCGAGCGACTTGAATCCGCCGATGCAATCAACGCGAGCGTAAAGAAAGCGAAGCAACCGATTGCATTATTGGCGGGTGATATGAATGCGACCCCAGACAGCGAAACCATGAAACGGCTTGGTGCCATGTGGACATCGGTGACCGACGCCCCGATACCAACGATCCCGGTGACCGAGCCCAAGCGGCAAATCGACTTCATCCTCTATCGCCCTCAAAATCGCTGGAATGTCGTCGAAGTCAACGTACTCGACGAAGCAGTCGCTTCGGATCACCGAGCGATCTTTGCCGTGCTCCAGCTGCAGCCAATGCATACCCCTTAG
- a CDS encoding polysaccharide biosynthesis/export family protein, translating into MFESTRHRNARIAMVYGFVAMTVLVFSATLHGQQLDSTVSPANVDSTREQNRLANEISPRQSDCGCRNVPGGYPCRGECQKCMIGVDCRDGCGMEQRWADSRRLNFDAYGPGEYAGPSRLSHLGEYRLRPGDQLQTFYLITRSQSSGMYRLTPGDSILIESLADVELNRGTLENGLVIQPDGTITVRLLGQIRAAGMTIDQLRELLNDQYMKYYPKPAIDVTPVRTNTLAEDIRNAVGGQSGFNEQSVTVTVMPDGKIRLPGIGEVCVQGFSMNELKKEINLRYREIVVGLDVEPILAAQAPHFVHVMGEVGNPNRILLDGPTTVLGAIAAAGGHLPSGNLRQVVIFRRAEDWRMISTMLDLQGAIYGKRPTPADEIWVRDGDVIIIPARPIVRFDNWVQQVFTDGIYGLVPPGTQFNAN; encoded by the coding sequence ATGTTCGAATCCACACGACATCGAAACGCTCGGATTGCGATGGTTTACGGATTCGTTGCCATGACGGTGTTGGTGTTTTCCGCAACGCTGCACGGGCAACAACTTGACTCAACGGTGTCGCCTGCGAATGTCGATTCGACACGCGAACAGAATCGATTGGCAAACGAGATATCGCCTCGGCAGAGCGATTGCGGATGCCGGAACGTTCCCGGGGGCTATCCATGTCGCGGTGAATGTCAAAAGTGCATGATCGGTGTCGATTGCCGCGATGGCTGTGGGATGGAACAGCGGTGGGCAGATTCACGCCGCTTGAACTTTGACGCCTACGGCCCTGGTGAATATGCCGGTCCATCGCGTTTGTCGCATCTTGGTGAATATCGACTGCGACCCGGTGACCAACTGCAAACCTTTTACTTGATCACTCGCTCACAATCCTCGGGGATGTACCGCTTGACGCCGGGCGATTCCATCTTGATCGAATCGCTCGCCGACGTGGAACTGAATCGTGGAACACTCGAAAACGGCTTGGTCATCCAACCCGACGGCACCATCACTGTGCGTCTGCTCGGGCAAATTCGTGCTGCCGGCATGACGATCGACCAGCTTCGTGAACTGCTCAATGATCAGTACATGAAATACTATCCGAAACCTGCGATCGACGTGACGCCCGTTCGCACCAATACGTTGGCCGAAGACATTCGCAACGCCGTGGGTGGACAAAGCGGGTTCAACGAGCAATCGGTGACGGTGACGGTCATGCCCGACGGGAAAATTCGTCTGCCGGGGATCGGCGAAGTCTGTGTGCAAGGCTTCTCGATGAACGAATTGAAGAAGGAAATCAATCTACGCTATCGCGAAATTGTCGTCGGGCTCGATGTCGAACCGATTTTGGCGGCTCAAGCTCCCCATTTTGTTCATGTGATGGGCGAGGTGGGCAATCCGAACCGAATCCTATTGGATGGTCCAACCACCGTGCTCGGGGCGATCGCTGCTGCAGGTGGTCATTTGCCCAGTGGGAATTTGCGACAGGTCGTGATTTTCCGCAGGGCCGAGGATTGGCGTATGATTTCCACCATGCTGGATCTGCAGGGGGCGATCTATGGCAAACGTCCAACTCCGGCCGACGAAATCTGGGTTCGCGACGGCGACGTGATCATCATTCCCGCTCGACCCATTGTCCGCTTTGACAACTGGGTTCAACAAGTCTTTACCGACGGAATCTACGGTTTAGTGCCTCCGGGTACCCAGTTCAACGCAAACTAG
- a CDS encoding peroxiredoxin-like family protein — protein sequence MLKMPTFSLLTLALTFTPCFADDPQPKTLQQELSDIASTTATRFSPELAAKFRGGVAEVKASGIEKSAKQVGDAAVDGKLTGWDGKSVQLSELWSEGPVVLMWYRGGWCPYCNAQLRAMQKQLSTLEGAGARLVILTPELPEKAKQTAAANNLNMVALHDKDNQLARQYGIVFSLPQTIAPMFKDKLADFNGNNAAELPLSATYVIDANGKITYAYLNADYTKRPEPADVIAAVESL from the coding sequence ATGCTCAAAATGCCGACCTTTTCTCTGCTCACTCTCGCTTTGACATTCACGCCGTGTTTCGCAGACGATCCACAGCCCAAAACGCTGCAACAAGAATTAAGCGACATCGCATCGACCACGGCAACACGGTTCAGCCCCGAGTTGGCAGCAAAATTTCGCGGCGGCGTTGCTGAGGTTAAGGCGAGCGGAATTGAAAAATCAGCCAAACAGGTCGGCGATGCCGCGGTCGATGGCAAGTTGACCGGATGGGACGGGAAATCGGTCCAATTGAGCGAACTGTGGAGCGAAGGCCCCGTGGTATTGATGTGGTACCGCGGCGGATGGTGCCCCTACTGCAACGCGCAGTTGCGGGCCATGCAGAAACAACTCTCCACGCTCGAGGGTGCCGGGGCGCGTCTGGTCATTTTGACCCCTGAACTGCCCGAGAAAGCAAAGCAGACGGCGGCGGCAAACAACTTGAACATGGTAGCGCTACACGACAAAGACAATCAGCTCGCCCGGCAATATGGAATTGTATTTTCGCTTCCGCAAACGATCGCGCCGATGTTCAAGGACAAATTGGCAGATTTCAATGGCAACAACGCCGCCGAGCTTCCTTTGTCCGCTACGTATGTGATCGACGCCAATGGCAAAATTACTTACGCCTACCTTAACGCAGACTACACAAAACGGCCCGAACCGGCTGATGTGATCGCCGCGGTGGAAAGCCTATAG
- a CDS encoding DUF1559 domain-containing protein: MHARLQRRNAAFTLVELLVVIAIIGVLVGLLLPAVQAAREAARRMSCSNNFKQIGLGIHNYHSAYNQLPVLGTGTYVVGGRDLWDQPSPTTPSATGCSNHRLSMLVGIVPFIEQQALWEQISNPLAINSNGTPKSPPWQAMGPRPDERNYLPYVTELATLRCPSDPGTGLPSLGRTNYVACTGDSSYRSRDPYLNVNEQSEDSSVTLPYTPSTGSAQHSNAAHRGIFVLTKNMKFRDTLDGLANTIMCGEIATDLGDKDARTSLPTSGGVGVTGERKDCHLNPSFMKASLDPERPQFWIASIGVNSNWGRGYHWYDAMPVYGQMHTILPPNSAVCTDAGPGAGHGDLVATASSRHQGGAHVLMGDGAVKFITDSIEAGNSQNPVVYLGGSAATKNQTGAQSPFGLWGALGTRASKEVISSEF, translated from the coding sequence TTGCACGCTAGACTTCAGCGGCGAAATGCCGCATTTACTCTGGTTGAGCTGCTCGTTGTGATTGCCATCATTGGCGTATTGGTTGGCCTTTTGCTGCCCGCCGTTCAAGCCGCTCGGGAAGCAGCCCGTCGTATGAGCTGCAGTAACAACTTCAAGCAAATCGGCTTGGGGATCCACAACTATCACTCTGCCTACAACCAGTTACCAGTGTTAGGCACTGGGACTTATGTTGTGGGCGGACGTGACCTGTGGGATCAACCCTCGCCCACAACCCCCTCGGCAACGGGCTGCTCAAACCACCGACTGTCGATGCTGGTCGGCATTGTGCCGTTCATTGAACAACAAGCCTTGTGGGAGCAGATCAGCAATCCGCTCGCGATCAATTCGAACGGAACTCCAAAATCGCCACCATGGCAAGCAATGGGACCGCGTCCCGATGAGCGAAACTACCTGCCCTACGTGACCGAATTGGCGACGCTTCGCTGTCCGAGTGACCCCGGAACGGGATTGCCATCGTTGGGACGCACCAACTATGTGGCGTGCACCGGAGATTCGTCGTATCGATCGCGTGATCCGTATTTGAATGTCAACGAGCAATCCGAGGATTCGAGTGTAACCCTTCCCTACACACCTAGCACGGGTTCGGCACAACATTCCAACGCGGCCCACCGCGGGATTTTCGTTCTTACCAAGAACATGAAATTCCGTGACACGCTGGACGGGTTGGCTAACACCATCATGTGCGGCGAAATTGCAACCGATCTAGGCGACAAAGATGCTCGCACCTCGTTGCCAACCAGCGGTGGCGTCGGGGTGACGGGGGAACGTAAGGATTGCCATCTAAATCCATCGTTCATGAAGGCATCGCTTGATCCAGAGCGTCCACAGTTTTGGATCGCCAGCATCGGTGTCAATTCCAACTGGGGACGTGGATACCATTGGTACGACGCCATGCCGGTCTACGGACAAATGCACACCATTTTGCCACCCAACTCGGCGGTCTGTACCGACGCCGGCCCCGGAGCGGGTCACGGCGATTTGGTCGCCACCGCTTCGAGTCGCCACCAAGGCGGTGCTCACGTTTTGATGGGTGACGGAGCGGTCAAGTTCATCACCGATTCGATCGAAGCAGGGAATTCACAGAACCCCGTTGTTTATCTTGGCGGTAGCGCTGCAACCAAGAACCAAACGGGTGCTCAAAGTCCGTTCGGACTCTGGGGTGCACTGGGCACACGCGCTTCGAAGGAAGTGATCAGCAGCGAATTCTAA
- a CDS encoding sulfatase → MKYPLRCIAMLAVKASLFSSLFLLGVSPAAAAESDSSRPNVVMIAIDDLNDWVEPLAGHPDVKTPAMARLAKRGVTFSNAHCQAPLCNPSRTSIMTGLRPTSTGIYGLTPWFRDLPKFKSRTTLLQHFHNHGYQTFIGGKIYHNVYGRNQSHPQECDVWGPASSIGVKPPQKLIPPTPNGNHKLMDWGTFPHRDEDKGDWHVASWAVNEIESMQDEKPFFLAAGFFLPHVPCYATQKWFDLYPEDTLTMPPMPAGDRSDTPRSSWYLHWELPEPRTDWLEANDQLRPLVRAYLASISFVDSQVGRILDALEKSPYADNTIVVLWSDHGYHLGEKAISGKNSLWARSTRVPLLFAGPGIPADVQCDQPAELLDLYPTLAALAGLPEPEDVEGISLKPQLVDPSTPRERPAVSSHNKGNHSVCDTRWRYIRYLDGGEELYDHESDPNEFDNLIAPGKDRAPYADVIDRLRRWLPKQERALAKGSSQRILQQRANGIFWENKKIDPSQAPH, encoded by the coding sequence ATGAAGTACCCTCTCCGATGTATCGCAATGCTTGCGGTAAAGGCCTCGCTGTTCTCCTCGCTGTTCCTTTTGGGCGTTTCGCCTGCTGCGGCCGCCGAATCCGATTCTTCGCGTCCGAATGTGGTGATGATCGCGATTGACGATTTGAACGACTGGGTGGAACCGCTGGCAGGCCACCCTGACGTCAAGACGCCTGCGATGGCTCGGTTGGCCAAGCGTGGGGTCACGTTCAGTAATGCTCACTGCCAAGCACCGCTGTGTAACCCTAGCCGCACGTCGATCATGACCGGGTTACGACCAACATCGACCGGTATCTATGGGCTAACGCCTTGGTTCCGCGACCTTCCCAAATTCAAGTCGCGAACGACGCTGCTGCAACATTTTCACAACCACGGCTATCAAACCTTCATTGGTGGCAAGATCTACCACAACGTGTACGGCCGCAATCAATCCCATCCGCAGGAATGTGATGTTTGGGGGCCCGCTTCGTCGATTGGCGTCAAACCCCCACAGAAATTGATTCCGCCGACACCCAATGGCAACCATAAGTTGATGGACTGGGGAACGTTCCCGCATCGTGATGAAGACAAAGGAGATTGGCACGTCGCGTCGTGGGCGGTGAATGAGATCGAGTCGATGCAGGATGAAAAGCCGTTCTTTTTGGCGGCGGGATTCTTTTTGCCGCACGTTCCTTGTTATGCGACCCAAAAATGGTTCGATCTGTATCCCGAAGACACGCTGACGATGCCTCCGATGCCGGCGGGTGATCGCAGCGATACACCGCGGTCGTCATGGTACCTTCACTGGGAACTTCCCGAACCGCGTACGGATTGGCTTGAAGCAAACGACCAATTGCGTCCATTGGTTCGCGCCTATCTGGCGTCGATTAGTTTTGTCGACAGCCAAGTCGGACGCATTCTCGATGCTCTGGAAAAGTCGCCTTACGCGGACAACACGATCGTCGTGCTCTGGAGCGACCATGGTTACCATTTGGGCGAAAAGGCGATCTCGGGAAAAAATTCGCTGTGGGCGAGGTCAACACGGGTGCCACTGTTGTTCGCTGGCCCGGGCATCCCGGCGGACGTCCAGTGTGACCAACCCGCCGAATTGCTGGACTTGTATCCGACGCTCGCAGCACTTGCAGGGTTGCCGGAACCAGAGGACGTCGAGGGCATCAGTTTGAAACCGCAGCTCGTCGATCCGAGCACCCCGCGTGAACGCCCGGCGGTTAGCTCGCACAACAAAGGCAACCACAGTGTTTGCGATACCCGATGGCGTTACATCCGTTATCTCGATGGAGGCGAAGAACTTTACGATCACGAGAGCGACCCGAACGAATTCGATAATCTGATCGCTCCCGGTAAAGATCGGGCTCCCTATGCCGACGTCATCGATCGATTGCGCCGCTGGTTGCCCAAACAGGAACGAGCGCTCGCCAAAGGAAGTTCGCAACGCATCTTGCAACAGCGAGCCAACGGCATCTTTTGGGAAAACAAGAAAATCGATCCGTCACAGGCACCCCATTAA
- a CDS encoding nitroreductase family protein, translating into MNKEASSDHPIHELIRKRWSPYGFDERSVSKQDIDALMEAARWAPSSYNEQPWSFIVATRDDGERFDQLLSCLVDANQAWAKAAPVLVLCCTRLKFSRNGKPNAAATHDLGLAAGNICFEATARGLSVHQMIGIHSDKAREVFEVPEDIQPLTAMAIGYAADPESLPEELKQRDQATRQRKPLSEFVFSGKWGHPAN; encoded by the coding sequence ATGAACAAAGAAGCATCCAGTGATCACCCTATTCATGAATTGATCCGCAAACGATGGAGCCCGTATGGATTCGACGAACGCTCGGTTTCCAAACAGGACATTGACGCGTTAATGGAGGCGGCGCGTTGGGCTCCGTCCTCGTACAACGAACAACCCTGGTCCTTTATCGTGGCGACACGCGACGATGGCGAGCGGTTCGATCAACTGCTGTCTTGCTTGGTCGACGCCAACCAAGCCTGGGCCAAGGCGGCCCCGGTACTGGTATTGTGTTGCACCCGTTTGAAGTTCTCGCGAAACGGTAAACCCAACGCAGCGGCAACCCACGATTTAGGACTCGCCGCTGGCAATATTTGCTTTGAAGCGACCGCCCGCGGATTATCCGTCCACCAAATGATCGGCATCCACTCAGACAAAGCACGTGAAGTGTTCGAGGTTCCCGAGGATATCCAACCGTTGACCGCGATGGCGATCGGATACGCGGCCGATCCCGAGTCGCTTCCAGAGGAGTTGAAGCAGCGAGACCAGGCAACACGACAGCGAAAACCGCTCTCGGAATTTGTCTTTTCAGGCAAATGGGGCCATCCGGCCAACTAG
- a CDS encoding GAF domain-containing protein, which translates to MGISVVETSTLDCVFGLSSRIVNGATLDESLNFVFESFQGLIPYDRIGYAEIDEIAEYATSRWLRSNEPTHLRLGYAAAIADSSLSVVLKMQQPRVLNNLNDYLERRPNSRSTRLMIREGMQSSLTCPVIAKNKPLGFLFFSSKSIESYTKTHIKLSKVVAMQLAMQQTAVQAIAASKKQPPTKSLADEAAAASLPEPQTGPRHLSLSQLQPGMVLADPIQLENGRLLLASQVVLSEVSIERLIRLAVRGFLRVEFVSVL; encoded by the coding sequence ATGGGAATTAGCGTTGTCGAAACATCGACACTTGATTGTGTATTCGGACTCTCCAGCAGAATCGTTAACGGTGCGACGCTGGATGAATCGCTTAATTTCGTGTTTGAATCCTTTCAGGGGCTGATCCCGTACGATCGAATTGGATATGCCGAAATCGACGAGATTGCGGAATATGCCACATCGCGATGGCTCCGCTCGAACGAACCTACGCATCTGCGACTTGGTTACGCAGCCGCGATTGCCGATTCATCGTTGTCGGTGGTGCTGAAAATGCAGCAACCGCGAGTGCTGAACAATTTGAATGACTATTTAGAACGACGTCCAAATTCTCGATCGACACGGTTGATGATTCGAGAGGGAATGCAGTCGTCGCTGACGTGCCCTGTGATCGCGAAAAACAAGCCTCTCGGGTTCTTGTTTTTTAGCAGCAAGTCGATCGAGTCGTATACAAAGACGCACATCAAATTGTCAAAGGTGGTGGCAATGCAGTTGGCGATGCAGCAAACGGCCGTGCAAGCGATCGCGGCGAGCAAGAAGCAACCACCGACGAAGTCGTTGGCTGACGAGGCTGCAGCAGCTTCATTGCCGGAACCTCAGACGGGACCGAGACATCTGTCGCTGTCGCAATTGCAACCCGGAATGGTGCTGGCTGACCCAATTCAATTGGAAAATGGCCGATTGCTGCTTGCATCGCAAGTCGTGCTAAGCGAAGTATCGATCGAACGCCTTATTCGACTTGCCGTGCGTGGTTTCTTACGCGTCGAATTCGTATCCGTCTTATAG
- a CDS encoding methyltransferase translates to MNEPNPVIIFETLNAFQRTGALKAAIELKVFTALGAGPLDANSLATACGTSVRGMRILCDYLTVIGFLEKAHAAYSLTPTAAVFLDQNSPHYMGSVAGFVAADEIMDTYRDVTGAVRHGGTLLPGGGSTHVDFSLWVEFAKTMAPMMKPAADFIANLVAEKHAGSRLRVLDVAAGHGMFGITIAEQMPDAEIVAQDYQRVLAVAEQNADIAGVQDRYTLLPGDAMSVDFGSDYDFILLTNFLHHFGVDTCNTLLKKVRFALKPQGAVILLDFIPNEDRVSPPTAATFALTMLMSTDQGDAYTFAEYKQMLTAAGFSNNQMVDVPNSPSRLVISSNA, encoded by the coding sequence ATGAACGAACCCAATCCCGTCATCATCTTTGAGACATTGAACGCGTTTCAGCGAACGGGAGCCCTCAAGGCAGCCATCGAATTGAAAGTGTTCACGGCGCTTGGTGCAGGACCGCTAGATGCAAACTCGCTCGCAACGGCGTGCGGCACCAGCGTGCGAGGAATGCGGATTCTGTGTGACTATTTGACGGTGATTGGTTTTCTCGAGAAAGCCCACGCGGCGTATTCATTGACACCCACCGCCGCGGTGTTCTTGGATCAGAACTCGCCCCATTACATGGGCAGCGTCGCTGGGTTTGTGGCCGCGGATGAGATCATGGATACCTACCGCGACGTCACGGGAGCGGTTCGTCACGGCGGCACCTTGCTGCCCGGCGGTGGCAGCACCCACGTCGATTTTTCGCTGTGGGTCGAATTCGCCAAGACGATGGCGCCAATGATGAAGCCCGCCGCAGACTTCATCGCGAATCTCGTCGCCGAGAAACACGCCGGCAGCCGCTTGCGGGTGTTGGATGTCGCTGCGGGGCATGGGATGTTCGGGATCACGATCGCCGAACAAATGCCGGACGCCGAAATTGTCGCTCAAGACTATCAACGAGTTCTAGCGGTCGCCGAGCAAAATGCCGACATTGCCGGCGTCCAGGATCGATACACGCTGCTGCCCGGCGATGCGATGTCTGTTGATTTCGGAAGCGACTATGACTTCATCTTGCTGACCAATTTCTTGCACCACTTTGGCGTCGATACCTGCAACACCCTGCTCAAAAAAGTGCGGTTCGCACTGAAGCCGCAGGGGGCTGTCATCTTGCTCGATTTCATCCCGAACGAAGATCGCGTTTCTCCGCCGACCGCCGCAACGTTCGCGCTGACGATGCTAATGAGTACCGATCAAGGTGATGCCTACACGTTTGCTGAATACAAGCAAATGCTTACGGCGGCTGGGTTCAGCAATAACCAAATGGTGGACGTGCCCAATTCTCCCTCGCGATTGGTGATCAGTAGCAACGCGTGA
- a CDS encoding metallophosphoesterase family protein, translated as MNLVNAPSTRRAFVLNGTLVLAATSAASLPLYAASAEDDLYVGLVTDLHYADKPAGGSRHYRETLRKLEEAALQFERQQPAFVVELGDLIDAADSVDTEKKYLRAINQPFSAICDSRHYVLGNHCVDTLKKEEFLEGVGQEKSYYSFDHGDYHFVILDSCFRSDGVAYERKNFKWTDANIPAAELEWLAADLAATKKHVVVFAHQRLDVNNHHGVRNNAQVRKVLETSGNVKAVFQGHSHQNDLNEINGIHYCTLVAMVEGSGAENNGYSLLRLATDGTIRLTGFRNQLDRDFR; from the coding sequence ATGAATCTAGTAAACGCCCCTTCGACGCGTCGTGCTTTTGTCCTCAATGGAACGTTGGTCTTGGCCGCCACGTCCGCAGCGTCATTGCCGCTGTATGCGGCCAGCGCGGAGGATGATTTGTATGTCGGCTTGGTCACCGACCTTCACTACGCGGATAAACCTGCGGGCGGCAGTCGTCACTACCGCGAAACGTTGAGGAAACTCGAAGAAGCGGCATTGCAATTCGAACGTCAGCAACCTGCGTTCGTAGTCGAGCTAGGCGATCTGATCGATGCCGCAGATTCCGTCGACACCGAAAAGAAGTATCTACGTGCGATCAACCAACCATTCTCAGCAATCTGTGATTCGCGTCACTACGTGTTGGGAAATCACTGTGTCGACACGCTGAAAAAAGAAGAGTTCTTGGAGGGCGTCGGCCAAGAAAAATCATACTATTCGTTTGATCATGGTGACTACCATTTTGTCATCCTTGATTCCTGTTTTCGCAGCGATGGCGTCGCGTATGAACGCAAGAATTTTAAGTGGACCGACGCCAATATTCCGGCGGCCGAATTAGAGTGGCTCGCAGCCGATCTGGCGGCAACCAAGAAACATGTCGTCGTGTTCGCACACCAGCGACTCGACGTCAACAATCATCATGGCGTGCGAAATAACGCCCAGGTTCGTAAGGTGCTCGAGACGAGCGGGAATGTCAAAGCAGTATTCCAAGGCCATAGCCACCAAAATGACCTGAACGAGATCAACGGAATCCACTACTGCACGTTGGTGGCGATGGTCGAAGGATCCGGCGCCGAGAACAACGGATACTCGCTACTCCGCTTGGCGACCGATGGAACCATCCGGTTAACCGGATTTCGAAACCAGCTGGACCGTGACTTTCGCTAA
- a CDS encoding DUF2059 domain-containing protein, with the protein MKVCLRPAVRFCLTSALGVALVFASEGVHAQDPSDAAAEAPAAEAAAEAEVEKDSHTLAVEALLDSMNMKETTQQTVDQMLQMQIQQQPQMAAFQDVMKAFLHKHLSFESLKPDLIKLYKTEFTEPEIKALTDFYNTPVGKKAIEKLPTLSAAGAQIGMQRVQANMGELQTAILKRQSELQQQQ; encoded by the coding sequence ATGAAAGTCTGCTTGCGTCCCGCCGTCCGTTTCTGCCTCACCTCCGCGTTGGGCGTTGCCCTGGTCTTCGCTTCCGAAGGGGTTCACGCTCAAGACCCTTCGGACGCTGCCGCCGAAGCGCCCGCCGCTGAAGCTGCAGCCGAAGCGGAAGTTGAAAAAGATTCTCATACGCTCGCAGTCGAAGCACTGCTGGACAGTATGAATATGAAAGAGACCACGCAGCAGACGGTGGATCAGATGCTGCAGATGCAAATTCAACAGCAACCGCAGATGGCTGCATTCCAAGATGTCATGAAAGCGTTTCTGCACAAACATCTTTCGTTCGAATCGCTCAAACCCGATTTGATCAAGCTTTACAAAACGGAATTCACCGAACCCGAGATCAAAGCACTGACCGATTTCTACAACACACCTGTAGGCAAAAAGGCGATCGAGAAGTTGCCGACGCTGTCGGCCGCCGGCGCCCAAATTGGCATGCAACGCGTCCAAGCGAACATGGGCGAGTTGCAGACGGCAATCTTGAAGCGTCAAAGCGAGCTGCAACAACAGCAATAG